The proteins below come from a single Ovis aries strain OAR_USU_Benz2616 breed Rambouillet chromosome 18, ARS-UI_Ramb_v3.0, whole genome shotgun sequence genomic window:
- the BDKRB2 gene encoding B2 bradykinin receptor gives MFSAWKRPMFASIHEDTVPITASFGAEMFNLTSQVLEPALNSTLPESSSCFQSNLGNWLNTIQPPFLWILFLLAALENTFVLSVFCLHKSSCTVAEIYLGNLAVADLILACGLPFWAITIANNFDWLFGEALCRVVNTMLYMNLYSSICFLMLVSIDRYLALVKTMSMGRMRGVRWAKLYSLVIWGCTLLLSSPMLAFRTMQEYNSEGHNVTACVIIYPSSSWEVFTNILLNSVGFLLPLSVITFCTVQIMQVLRNNEMQKFKEIQTERKATLLVLAVLLLFVVCWLPFQISTFLDTLLRLQVLSGCWYVKIDIFTQIASFVAYSNSCLNPLVYVIVGKRFRKKSREVYARLCRPGGCASAEPSQTENSMGTLRTSISVERHIHKLQ, from the exons ATGTTCTCAGCCTGGAAGAGACCAATGTTTGCATCCATTCATGAGGACACCGTGCCCATCACTGCCTCCTTTGG CGCCGAAATGTTCAACCTCACCTCCCAGGTCCTTGAACCTGCTCTCAACAGCACCCTGCCCGAGAGCAGCAGCTGCTTCCAGTCCAACTTGGGGAACTGGCTCAACACCATCCAGCCCCCCTTCCTCTGGATCCTCTTTCTGCTCGCTGCCCTGGAGAACACCTTTGTCCTCAGTGTCTTCTGCCTGCACAAGAGCAGCTGCACGGTGGCAGAGATCTACCTGGGCAATCTGGCCGTGGCAGACCTGATCCTGGCCTGCGGGCTGCCCTTCTGGGCCATCACCATCGCCAACAACTTCGACTGGCTCTTTGGGGAAGCCCTCTGCCGCGTGGTGAACACCATGCTCTACATGAACCTCTACAGCAGCATCTGTTTCCTCATGCTGGTGAGCATCGACCGCTACCTGGCCCTGGTGAAGACCATGTCCATGGGCCGGATGCGCGGGGTGCGCTGGGCCAAGCTCTACAGCCTGGTGATCTGGGGCTGCACACTGCTTCTGAGCTCGCCCATGCTGGCCTTCCGCACCATGCAGGAGTACAACAGTGAGGGCCACAACGTCACTGCCTGCGTCATCATCTACCCGTCCAGCAGCTGGGAGGTCTTCACCAACATCCTCCTGAACTCGGTGGGCTTCCTGCTGCCCCTGAGTGTCATCACCTTCTGCACCGTACAGATCATGCAGGTGCTGCGTAACAACGAGATGCAGAAGTTCAAGGAGATCCAGACGGAGAGGAAGGCCACGCTGCTGGTCCTGGCCGTCCTGCTGCTGTTCGTGGTCTGCTGGCTGCCCTTCCAGATCAGCACCTTCCTGGACACGCTGCTGCGCCTCCAGGTGCTCTCGGGCTGCTGGTACGTGAAGATCGACATCTTCACGCAGATCGCGTCCTTCGTGGCTTACAGCAACAGCTGCCTCAACCCACTGGTGTACGTAATCGTTGGCAAGCGCTTCCGCAAGAAGTCGCGGGAGGTGTACGCGCGGCTGTGCCGGCCAGGCGGCTGTGCGTCGGCGGAGCCCAGCCAGACGGAGAACTCCATGGGCACGCTGCGGACCTCCATCTCCGTGGAACGCCACATTCACAAACTGCAGTAG